Below is a genomic region from Gadus macrocephalus chromosome 14, ASM3116895v1.
CGTTCAACTCTGCCCACATGATTTTGGAAATGGATGTGTGAACGTGCTGTTATCATTGCAATAAAACTGTACATGATATTAAATACTGGCCTGATATTCTTCCATAGGACCCCTTATTTACATAAAATAGttttttgaataaataaatatcttcCTTAATGAAAAATCTCTCCCCTTAACTGATCACGGTGTATGGATGTGCTTTTTTTTACTAAGGGAAAACCCGACTCCATTACTTTCCCGGGTGATAACATTATAGTGACTGCCGATGTGTTAATTATTGATTCAGTGTGCCGTTGGTGAGCGTTCTCATGTTCCCTATAGGACGGCCATGTCCCGTCCATGTGCCATGACCCGTGGCCCAGCGACATAGGAGACTAACAAGTGTCTGTGGatctctctgcctgtgtctaGGTGACAGACTTTGGATTGTCTGTGAAGAAAggtggggtggggagagagaacaTGATGAAGGCTACCTGCGGCACTCCCATCTATATGGGTGAATATAAATACACCCTGTGTAATTCATTAGGACGCTGAAGGCCTAGCGATTACTCAATCGGCAAGATTTAGTATTTTGTTCAGCTGAACCTGCCCACCTACTGACTGGAATGTTTTCAAAACATATTGCCCTCCCTCCTgttggatctgtgtgtgtgtgtatgcgtttatgtttgtgtttgtgtgtgtgtttgtgcgtgagattgtatgtatgtgtgtgtgtgtgtgtgtgtgtgcgtgtgtgtgtgtgcgtgcgtgcgtgtgggtctgcgcatgcttgtgcatgtgtttttagcTCCTGAGGTGATCACTGGTCATGAGTACAGTCAACAGTGTGACGTGTGGAGCATTGGAGTGATCATGTACATGTTGTAAGTCCAGTCAACCCACAACACTGTGCATCAATATATGAGCCAACAGCCTCATGTGTGTAAAGCACAGGTAGGCACACACGTCTGTTCCCGCAGGATATGTGGAGAGGCTCCCTTCATCTCCAGCTCAGAAGAGAAACTGTTTGAGAAGATCAAGAGAGGAGAGCTGACGTTCTCTGGTTCAGTTTGGGACACCATTAGCGATGCAGGTGACGGCTCCACTCGTATTGCTTCCCCCACCCTGAATGTGgttaacctctgacctctgcttCTTCAGGTTAACTGCTGTGCCGCGAGATTCATACCCCTTGCATACCATGTGTGGGACATGTGGccattcgttgttgttgttgttgttgttgttgttgttgttgtttttttttaaccatttcAACGTGTTTTTGGGACAGAATAACGGAAGTGTCTTTAATTCAACAGCAAAAACGGTACTGGGCTGCCTCCTGAAGGTTGATCCAGCCCATCGCATCACCGCCAATGAGCTAGTGGACAACCCCTGGATTACGGTAAAGCCCAAATCACAAGGCTGTGTTGAGACGgacaaaaaaatattgtttttaaaaGACTCGGGTCGATCAGAAAGcgacacacacgctgctttctTGCTGCCCTCATCGCCCGTTCAAAACCATGCGCTTGCCCGTTCCTCCAGGGGGACACCAGCAACCCGGCCACGCCTACCAATGTTCTGGAGATGATGCGTCTGTTCCGGGATGACCCCGATGAgggcgaggagcaggagggcAGCGAGTCCTCCCTGTCTCAGTCACTAGAGGAGTTCTCCCTCCGGACCCCCAGCAACAACAGCCTCCAGGAATACATTGACGAGCTTTCTCCTTACCATAGGGAGCTGGTATGATGTGActacagcccacacacacacacgcacacacacacacatacacacacaggctattTAAGGGGACTCCCTGGTTCGTGTTATGTATCTCACTGTATGTATATCACTGTACACCGGCTAGTCTCCCTCTGTAGATCGgaaaaattaatgaatgaattctTCTGAGTCAACCTTTATTTCCGATAAACATGGCCTTTTCCAAAAGGAACATGTTTTTGCCTCGGTGTATCTGTTGTTGGAATGGAGCTCTTGTTTCCATCCCTACAACAGCTAATTCTGAAGAAGTCCACAGCGGTCAATATATGATGAGCTTTTAGCGAAGCACAGGGCTCCAGGATGTGCGTTTGGGATATAGCTGGCCAACTGACGGGAGTTCAGCGTTTTTGACTCATAAAACATGGGTTTGAGATTAGAAATCATGGACCGGATTCGACTGGTTTTAGAACGCCAGACAAAGCTGTAATTTGATCGGACGCACTTGGAGAGGTAGATTGGATGCACTTTGGTTCAACCGGGGGTCAAagttgaaattgtttgaactctGAGCGTGGTGCAGACAAGGTGGAAAATCTGAGCTGTCCACTCTGCCATGGGTAGCTTCAACACTAGGTTGGGCTTAAGGACAATGTCTGAAAGCTCATCATGTGTAGGCTCCATAACAACTAGATTGTCCTCCTATAGTGTTGTTCCATTGTCATATAGGGCAGTCCTTAGGAGGTCTATGGAGTGTCACCCTAGGACTGCTAATGAACAGACTAAGGGAAGTTATTTTCCATTGTGATAAACAGTAGGTTGACTAACAGTAGATGGTGATTTGTTAAATTAAAAAATGAGGAAATCATCAAAGGAGCAATATAGACTGCTGTTAGGACCTTTAAAGGTCCTAATGCTTAATAATTCCAAAAAATCAAAGAAGATGTATTAGACTATGCCTAGTCAAGAGTCAATGTATTAGCCAGACTAACAATACCCAGGGCTAAACCACAAAGATATGTGTCTGCCTCCTGGCTCTCCAGTGACTGGAGGAAAAATTCAGACCGATCTGTGCGTTTCACGGTCTTTAGATACATGATACGGTCCATTCCTTTCTGCTGCTTTGACCTCAATTAGCCTAGTCGGTAATGATCTGGTCTTTGACTAAAAAAACGTCTGGCTGCGTCTTAGATAAGTCAGCCCTGACGGTAAGTTTATCAGCACAAGGTTAAGCTCTATTTCATTATTCAgtgtcattaaagagcaggtctCTCATGTTCCCTCTCTGGGTTGTGTCTCTGTGATCCTGACAGGAGGAGACTTTGGAAACCTCTATCAGGGTGGAAACAAACAGTGCGGACATGGTGAACACCAGCACGGTCAGCCAGCCCACAGCACAAGAGAACCACCTGAACGTATGTTGGACCTCGCATCATTCCGGCCATCTGTTGTAGTGTAACAGCTTGTTAAGACTCTGAGGATATTTGAGGGAGAATTCCGTAATTCATAATTCggttttaaatgttaaatgcaCCCGTTTGTCTAGTATATTTAGTGACCACTAGATGGTGCCAGATTTAATGAATACGGCAGATTCCCACAATAGTCTGTTTTTACGTGGAAACTGTGATGTTAATGTTAATGGCCTTTTATGAGATGAATGCAAAATGTTGTCTTTGCAGGCTGATACAGGTGCTAAAGCAGCCAGTCGGCCAAGTGCAAAGCAGAGCAGCCTGAAGGAGAACAGCGAGAAGGGCCCTCACGCCTCCTTGGCCAGCTGCGGCCTCAAACAGACTCCTAAAGTGGGTAAGGCGGAAGCTAAcctaccctccacctccagcagtAAGCCCGCCAACTGCTCCCTCAGACCGCCCGTTTGCCCGAAGAATAAGAAGAGCTAGGCCCAACAGCAGAAGCAACGTGCCCAGATTCAACCTGGGGCCCGGTGCCAAagtactcggggggggggggggggggggggggggggggggggggggggggagcccatTAGGGCCCCCAGGATAAGGCAACTAAGCACATGAATACCACTTGACAGAAAACGTTTTCTCTTAAAACCAGGTCAGACACAAACTACTCAGTGCTGTACGATAGTGCACGATGTCCGAACGAATGGCGACGCGCCTTCGGTCGGTGGTTAGCTCGGTGGGTTGAGACAAGAGAAGAAAAACGACACAGCAATGTAACTCTACCTGCAGCCGCCTGGTATTGGCACCACTGTATGAAGCTACAGTACATTTGCAGGGGCTCTTTGCATATTGCAAATAGAATGAGTATAGTGGTGAAATATTATACAAAAATGTGGCTACTTTGAAAGAGAGTGTCTCTTCTTATTATACTGTGAATGTTTTGATTTTGCGTTAGCTTTGTTGCTAGGTacacagggtggtggtggtttagtATTTAACAATCTCACCAGATTAGTATCTAATGGACACATTTTGGATGATTTATGTGACCAAATCTGACAAAAAACGAATTACAGCAAAAGATTAatgttgatattattattattattattattattattattattatattaatattattattttatctgtTTGTCAGTAGTTAGCCTGAATGAATGTTGCTGTATTTTCATGTTGGAGAAGGACATTTTTGTATGATGGTGCCAAATATAATGAAACAAATAACGGATATACACAAATGTACTTTGTGAGTAATCaatgaataaagaaataatGAACAAACAAGAAAAATGTATTCACATTTCTAATGTACTTCAATGCGGCGAAGACAGAAACTAAAGTTTCCTTTTGCGATGGTGTCAGTTCGCAACCACGTCGATGAACAATAGGCCTTTGGTGTAGAACAGCTTatcccttttttttctccttctgtGTTCTGACCACTCAATTGCAAAACGGTCTTTATGCATATGACTGTATCCGTTGGGTGTCAAAACACAGAAGTTGTCAAACAGGCTTGTTCCGCTCCATCTGAATGCAGAGGATTGAGACTCAGGACAGCCGTAGCTCTAATCTCGTTTGGGAGGCCATTCAAAGCACTGGGAGCTGCTTTTGAGGGCATTGCCATTCAAGCACAGGTTTCTCTCTCTACAGAGAATAATCCTGAGCATAGATACAACATTGGAGTAGTCATGCAGAACCTAAAGAGGATGAATTTCAAATCTGGCTATTTGCATTTCGCAGTGAACGTGTTCTGACAGAgggcttgtctgtgtgtgttggtgtggactgtgtgtgtggactatGAGTGtcgaacgtgtgtgtgtgtgtgtgtgtgtgtgtgtgtgtgtgtgtgtgtgtgtgtgtgtgtgtgtgtgtgtgtgtgtgtgtgtgtgtgtgtgaacaaaaaGTTCATGGCCTTAATGTGTTTAAATATTTTGTTATCAAAGTACATTTTTGCTATTTTCTCCATGTGTATGGTGTGAGACATATTGTTTTACTGACACTTTATAGTTGCGGATGTTGAAAACTAGAACaccccccgtccgtccgtcccaccCCTGTCCTACCAACCCCAAAAAATCGACACACTTAATATGGAGCAAAGGGAAACTAAGCCCTCTCTAAAAATTCAAGGTATTAAAAAGCACTGGGTGTGCCAACCGTGAGCTAGCCACTGTGTCATGATGAAAACGTGGCGGCTCTTGTATTTACTTAGTGTAGAATAAACAGCAGATGGAGCTATAGTGAGTTGCAGGGTTAATTTGCACGAGTCGTCGACTTGACAGGGTTTTTCCCTAAAGCCGGCTATCAAGTTTAATGTGTGACGGTGTCAGTGCATTTATGTGATTGCTAaattattaaaaacacacagcaTGTCTCTCCAGGTGATTCATTCAAGAAAAGCCTCTTAAAATTAAAATGTTTAAGCAAGCGGACTAAAGTTTAGAAGGAACACAAATGTCATTGGTTGGGCCGGTGGGGAGTGGCTAAGAATGACACATATTCCACTGAGTTATTCAGCATGCGCAACCTCTTCCTTTAGAACAGTGTGCTGAATTTGCATAAAATCTGTGTAGACAACCCTTCTGTATAGCTAATGCGTTGTCTGACGAGGAGATGGGATTTCAACATATGGTCCTCATTTTCTTGTGCCAGACTTTTAATTAATTATAggaaaagcaaaaaaacaaaacaaatcccCAAATTGAAGAGTGCTGGTGGAATATGACCTGAAGCACCACCAAACGCTTCCTCTGCACACAACCTGTGGCGAGGAGGATTCTCCAGCACAATACGCAGGGGCAAAAAAAGAATGATGTGATTTATTTACACTTTAGTGGCAAAACATTGTTTGTGCGTATCAATGCAATGCATTTGTCGTTTTTTCTCCCACCGCATGCTTTCGATGCAATCCTCCCCCAGAGAGGACAAGtaaaggaagggaggaggagaagtgagGACATGACAGGATGAAGCCAGGGCTGTACGGTGGCCGCTTCAGGGGCGTGAGGCTCGCGCCAAATCACGGAGGCAAAAGAAATGACAAAATTTGTCGGGATGGAACCAGCGATGCGCCCTCTGCTCCCTTGCagcccccaatcccccccccaccccccctgccccgccccgccccgccccgcccggtgcagttccctcccctcctcttccagcAGGGCTGTGACAGATGGGGAGtaagggtgggtgggtgggtgggtgggtgggctgaAGGGATTAAAACTCTGCCGCTCCTGCTGCagcccagagacagacagagtaaggaagggaagggagggggagcgagagtaagagagagggggaggaagggagaatgggagggagggagagggagagagagtaggagacaCAGGGaaagagtaggagagagggagggagtaagagcgagggggaggacgagagaatgggaaggaggaagagggagagagagtaagagacacagggagagagtaagagagagggagggagttagagagagggggaggaagggagaatgggagggagggaaagagtaagagaggggaagagcgtaggagagagggagtaagggaaaatggaagggagggagggagagagagaaagagacccagggagagagagtaagataaagggagggagtaagagagagggggagtgagggagaatgggagggagggagagagagtaagacagGGGAAGGccgtcagagagagggagggagtaagagagaggtagcaagggagagagaaagtaagagagCAAGTGTAAGAGAGAGcaccagagcgagagagagagtagtgggGTGCAGGGGAACGGCCCTCATGGTGAGGTTGAAGGCCGGCTAATGTCAAATGGGGTaaggatgcccccccccccctccccacctgcTTGATCTCCCCTCTCAGTGAGTCAGTGCACACTGAGGAGCCTGGTGGGGACTGCTAGGAGGGGATGCGGGGCAATAACCTTAATAGAGCTCCCTTTAATTAATCAGCTCATctgcagagtgagagagcgagggccCCGCTACCTGCAgctgagcaaccccccccccccccccccccccccaaccttctCCTACCCCCCTCAACACAACATCCTTGCAGCACCGCCGCGACATTGTGGTAATGAGGGAACACAGCGCCACAATGTCATGGCAACGTGACGGAGACGTTATCAGCAGGAGCTCATCAGCAAATGCTGATGTTCCTGATCCCCTTCGATGTTTGCATTTctccgcatgtgtgtgtgtgtgtgtgtgtgtgcgtgtgtgcgtgtgtgtgtgtgtgtgtgtgtgcgtgcgtgtctgtgtgtgtttatgtatgtgtgtacatgcgtgaaCCTCGTGTCGTTGAAACAATGCAACCGCTTAGagtggaaaaaaaagaacacacacacacacgcacgcacacaaacacaaacaaatggcGTCGAACCCACAGCGCTCCACCCTCCGTGCAGAAGAAAGGGGGGAAGCCCCGCCTCCCGTCAACATTTGAAACAGATGGCAACTTCAAAGCAAGCCTCATCAATCTTGGTTGACACTATccctttttttaaaaccacACTTATTTGGGATATTTGCAATTATAATACATATGCTCATTTTAATATCTAATTAATTACCGAACACACTAGAGTAAAGGCTGTTTTTTATAGTCCTtgttaaaagtaaaaagttCTTGACTATGGTTGGGTGGCGTGTTAATTTACATTGATATCTAATCCCAAGTTACTGCACATAAAAGGCATTGCTGTACACATTTTAATGGGGAGGTGGTTGTTTTCCAAGCAATTTTCTGCTAgagtacatttttaatttattcataTTCAATTTATTGGTCTCTGCATACCCACTCAGTAAAACTAATCAACGCTACGTATGGGCCTCTTAAAGCCACCCCTCTCCCTGggcgggcagacagacaggaacacGTTGCTTCAGGAAGAGCCCGTCCCACTCTGTGCAGCCAGGCCTACGGTGAACTGTCCTCACTAAACACAACTGATGGAAGAGAGTAGGATTCATCTGATAACCGTGATTTATCTGAATAGGtggacaaataaacaaatcgatgaataattaaatataattgAAACAAATGCATACAATTGAAcgtgcaaataaataaatatgattgAACATACAAAATTCTTCATCAAATCCCCATATAAAAGGACTGATCACATGTGACACTGAGTGAACATGTCAAGCCACTGGTTTACAAGCCTGTGAGCATCATCACTGCACCACTCAGGACTATGCTCACTTTGTTTTTGCTACTTGTTCCTAAAACTCCCATGCCCTTGaacaggcctggggggggggggggggagaagagttTG
It encodes:
- the stk33 gene encoding serine/threonine-protein kinase 33, with translation MTTHAKVIPGGEQPASIPRRRQQQTLAPQAREMASKHMRANGTERKVPHSRMEEETSLKKIYTFGRKLGQGSFGVVFEATHVDTHKKWAIKKVNREKAGSHGVILLEREVHILKHVNHPHIIQLKEVFETPKNMYLVTELCDGGDLKELLQKKSCFTEEESRHIITNLAQAIVYLHKKDIVHRDLKLENILLKGSYQGDKHGLNIKVTDFGLSVKKGGVGRENMMKATCGTPIYMAPEVITGHEYSQQCDVWSIGVIMYMLICGEAPFISSSEEKLFEKIKRGELTFSGSVWDTISDAAKTVLGCLLKVDPAHRITANELVDNPWITGDTSNPATPTNVLEMMRLFRDDPDEGEEQEGSESSLSQSLEEFSLRTPSNNSLQEYIDELSPYHRELEETLETSIRVETNSADMVNTSTVSQPTAQENHLNADTGAKAASRPSAKQSSLKENSEKGPHASLASCGLKQTPKVGKAEANLPSTSSSKPANCSLRPPVCPKNKKS